A window from Manis javanica isolate MJ-LG chromosome 10, MJ_LKY, whole genome shotgun sequence encodes these proteins:
- the LOC118969079 gene encoding olfactory receptor 6C2-like, with product MRNHTVITTFILLGLTDDPQLQILLFIFLFLTYMLSVTGNLTIITLTLVDSHLKTPMYFFLRNFSFLEVSFTTVCIPRFLYSMSTGDNTITDNACASQIFFGVLFGATEFFLLAAMSYDRYIAICKPLHYMTIMNSRVCALLVLCCWGSGLVIILPPLSLGLQLEFCDSNTADHFGCDAGPLLKISCSDTRVIEQVVILAAVFGLIITLVCVILSYTHIIRTVLRFPSVQQRKKAFSTCSSHMVVVSITYGSCIFIYIKPSAKEEVAVNKGVSVLTASVAPLLNPFIYTLRNKQVKQAFNDSMKRIVFLSKK from the coding sequence ATGAGAAACCACACGGTAATAACAACTTTTATCCTGTTGGGACTCACAGATGATCCTCAACTGCAAATCCTGCTTTTTATCTTCCTATTTCTCACCTACATGTTGAGTGTAACAGGGAATCTGACTATTATCACCCTCACATTGGTGGACTCCCATCTGAAAACTCCTATGTACTTTTTCCTCAGaaatttttccttcttagaaGTGTCATTTACCACTGTTTGTATTCCTAGATTCCTGTACAGCATGTCAACTGGGGACAATACCATTACCGACAATGCTTGTGCCAGTCAAATATTTTTTGGCGTTCTCTTTGGAgcaacagaattttttctcctggcagccatgtcctatgaccgctacatTGCTATCTGTAAACCCCTGCATTACATGACCATCATGAACAGTAGGGTCTGTGCCTTATTAGTCCTCTGCTGTTGGGGGTCTGGCTTGGTGATCATTCTCCCACCCCTTAGCTTGGGCCTCCAGCTTGAATTCTGTGACTCCAATACAGCTGATCATTTTGGCTGTGATGCAGGTCCCCTCCTAAAGATCTCATGCTCAGATACACGGGTAATAGAACAAGTGGTTATCCTTGCGGCTGTATTTGGACTCATCATCACCCTAGTGTGTGTGATTCTGTCCTACACACACATCATCAGGACAGTTCTCAGGTTCCCCTCTgtccaacagagaaaaaaggccTTTTCCACCTGCTCTTCCCACATGGTTGTGGTTTCCATCACATATGGCAGCTGCATCTTCATCTACATCAAGCCCTCTGCAAAGGAGGAGGTGGCCGTAAACAAAGGCGTCTCAGTGCTCACTGCATCTGTTGCCCCCTTGTTGAACCCCTTCATTTACACCCTGAGGAATAAGCAAGTGAAACAAGCTTTTAATGACTCCATGAAGAGGATTGTATTtctctcaaagaaataa